In Oncorhynchus kisutch isolate 150728-3 linkage group LG11, Okis_V2, whole genome shotgun sequence, the genomic stretch CTTTGTACGAACCTCTTTGGTGGATATCAGAACCAGTTACATGGGTAACCTCCATGAACTAAGCGGCACATTCAGTTGACAAGAAAATATATACATTCCTGGAACCTTCTGGTGGTCTAAACCAAACATCATTTTGGCCGGCCTTGATCTAGGCTGATCTCATTTCCCCAATTTTGCAATTGTGTGCATGACCTCACTTGGTAGTAATTTATTGTCTGTTGATGCTACCCCCTTAGTTTGTTGAGGACTATGAACCAACCAAAGCGGACAGCTATAGGAAAAAGGTAGTTCTGGATGGGGAGGAGGTCCAGATAGACATCCTGGACACTGCGGGACAAGAGGACTATGCTGCCATCCGGGACAACTACTTCCGCAGTGGGGAGGGCTTCCTCTGTGTCTTTTCCATCACTGAGGCAGAGTCGTTTGCAGCTACAGCAGACTTCAGGTTGAGCAGCATAACAACTCCATGTAGTTACATATCATAGTCCCATAGTTGTTACATGTCATAGCTCCACTGTCATCTAATGGCTCTGCTCTGCAGGGAGCAGATCTTGCGGGTGAAGGAGGATGAGAGTGCACCCTTCCTCCTGGTGGGGAACAAGTCTGACTTGGAGGACCGGAGGCAGGTCAGCGCGGAAGAGGCCAAGGCGCGTGCTGAACAGTGGGGCGTGTGCTACGTGGAGACCTCTGCCAAAACCCGTGCCAATGTCGACAAGGTGAGCCAGATGGGTTGCATCTATCAACCAGGGCTCAGCTCCTCTGCAGTCACAAACTGCAGAGAAGGTTGTCTTGGATGTTGCATAGTGACATGGTGCCATATCTGTAGATGGACTGTGTTTATTCTCGTCTTTGCAGGTATTCTTTGACCTGATGAGAGAGATCCGAGCGAGGAAGATGGAGGACAGTAAAGAGAAAAACGGCAAGAAGAAAAGGAAAAGTTTGGCCAAGCGGATTAGAGAGAGATGCTGCATTTTATAGTGACAAGGGGGTCAGTGATGACTGCTTTGTGTATATAAATATTTCACCTATTTTTGCATTTTATTTGTGCCCATAGAAGCCCCTTACTCCTGGTTCTGGTACCCAGGGATTCTAGTCTTGGATCAGAAGTGACTGGTTGGTTTAACAAAAGGTTAGTGGCACTGACTGTGGCAAGTGGTTCATGGACAGATTTGGCAGTCCCATAATCCTTGTCGCTCAATCGATCCTCTATGCTCTGACACTTCTCAAACCTGCGGCCTCTTTAGTTCTTCTGGATCACATGTTAGAGATGGCACAGACTCAATGTGGTGAAAACATTGGGCATGGCTCTTTgtaggcagattttttttttaaatgtgattttttttaacgTGAATAGAACTTATGTAAGCATACCCAACAAGACCATGGTCATGttatgggcggcagggtagcctagtggttagagcgttggactagtaaccggaaggttgtgagttcaaacccccgagctgacaaggtacaaatctgtcgttctgcacctgaacaggcagttaacccactgttcccaggccgtcattgaaaataagaatgtgttcttaactgacttgcctggttaaataaaggtaaaaaataaaaataaaaaataaaaaaaaaagacagatCTTGGACAGCCCCAAACCCAGACCATTTTCCTACTTCTGAGGGACCATTTCCAATTGAAATGATTTGACACCAATTAACCTGATTGAATGAGAGGGAAAAAGCCTGCATGCCTCCAGGGTTGGGTTTCCCAAaggcatcttaaggctaagtttgTTAGAAATTTCATAGGAGCGTCGTTAAATCTCAGCTGTTTCACAAAACCATCATTACTAACTTCCATTTGAAAACACTTGTATCTAACTACTGCTTCAGACCACTTGTAGAACAGCTAAAGTGTCATATCTTTTGCCCTCCCGCATAACTTTACACACCATCTCAGATAAACACAATCAAAGTGTTTGTCTCTGACTGCGGTTAACTTCATAGTTGACTAAAAATAGTCTACAAAATGTGCAATGCTACAAACAAGCGAAGCAATGACAAAACAGGTTTCAAATGAAAACCGAGATTACTATATTGTAAGATAGATATTAGAATACATATTTCAGTCATATTGAAATTGTTTAATCAATTGAGTTATATTTTTctaattgtaggctactgtaagATGTGCCAAATCTGGTTTAGTGTATTATTATAGGCTAAGCTGATCATACTTTCTGTAGGAGCATGTCCTTCATCACTATTGTATATTCTTTCTAGGCCCAGGACTAGTTAGGCactgaattatttaaaaaataaaccaaAAATCCAGGTGTACTATTGATGCATACACTTAAGTTTTCAAAACTTCAAAATCGTGTACGTAAGCACACTAACAAGCTTTGTTCTCCTCTGTTGCGAGGGGAATCAGTTTCATTATTTACACTCCCTTTCATTCATTCTTGGAGAGAAGACCAATTCTTTGGGTTCTCGTTCATTATGGTAGAAAGGTGTGAAACTTGACAGTTTACCTGTCCTTTACTTCATTTACTTTTTCCATTGGAAAAGTTAGGTCCTGTAATTAAGGAGCATTACCAGGAATCACCATATTCTCTGTCACGTTCTCTCTTGGTTTCTATAGCACCAAGTCCTTTCCATTACTGCTGCCTCAGACCCACTTGTTACAGACTGGGTCAACTGGATTCTATCTAAACATGTCATAGATCTTTGGTCTTAAAGGGCTATTACACTTCCTAATTTTGCCTTGTTTTAGACTTGGTTCATTAAATGCAAGTTTCCATGACTGAATTCAAACGGGAGTTGGTTTCGCGGTCTGGTTTGATGTAGGTGTCTCTTGTGTGTTCGCAGATGGGAAGAGTTAGCCAATTAGCTTCAGCCGGCTGGTGTGCTACCTTGGCAAAGTTGGTTTGACTTTGGCTAGCCTATCTCTGGGAATAGTAGGGACTAgatgtcgaccgattatgatttttcaacgccgataatAAAAATtatcggcaaatcggcgcccaaaaataccgatatccgattgttatgaaaccttgaaatcagccctaataaatcggtcgacctctagtagggACCGTCCATAAGTTACACAATGTACATCATTTTAgttctcattaaatgctttcaatatttgtatatgaatttctacaatttatagttggtttgaAGTTTTTAAATCATTGAAAATTAGAGATTGTTCCATGTACACATCCTGTATCGCAtacggctgtgattgggagtctcttagggcggtgcacaattggcccagcgtcgtccgggtttggcggggtaggccgtcattgtaaataagaatttgttcttaactgacttgcctagttaaataaatgtaaatgtcCCTGACTAGCCCCATAGGCATTATGATCAGGTAGTGTGGAGCTGTGCTCCGAATTGATGATTACTTGGGTGCTGGCTTGTGGACAGGATTAAATAAACCCAACCCACGGAAAACTGTTGTCACGGAATGAAGATTAACACGTCATTTTTTTTATCGTCTTGCAAATATCAGTTTTGGACCAATACACTTAGTAGtacattttgacactagaataaatgtttgactcatatcgatgcTACTATTTTTTTTTAGCCCCCCATTTTCTCCCCAAATCAGTCatatccaattgcgatcttgtctcatcgctgcaacagGCTCAGGGAAAGGCGAAGatcaagtcatgcgtcctccaaaacatggaACGCCAAACCACGCTCCTTAACacctgcccgcttaacccagaagcaccaatgtgtcggaggaacactgttcaactgacgaccgaagtcagcctgcaggcgcctggcctgccacaagaagttgctagagcgcgatgagccaagtaaagcctcccctaacccagacgacgctgggccaattgtgcgcagccatatgggactcccagaAGAAGTTGCTTTTAGGGTCAGTCGCTCTTTAAGGTCCTCCATTAACTTTTTTCTGAAATAGTGCACGTTTTTTGGCGAGCTAGGTTGTGTTCAATAGGCAGGGAAACAGAACATTTTGAAACCTGAATATTTAGTTTGTCTAGTACCTCCAAAGGTTTCTCTGACCATGACCCTGATTCATGTCACAACAGGGTGGTGACCTGTGGCTATGCACCAAAGATGACCATCTCTGCCACCATAGAgtttgaagcgagggccagccaacgagagcctacaggtcgcagtggtgggtggtatatggggctttggtgacaaaacggatggcactgtgatagactgcatccaatttgctgagtagagtgttggaggctatttagtaaataacatcgccaaagtcaaggattggtaggattggagatgcttaatgtgagtctggaaggagagcttacagtctaaccagacacctagctatttgtagttgtccacatattttaagtcagaaccgtccaggctagtgatgctggatgggcgtgcaggtgcgggcagcgatcggttgaggagcatgcatttagtttgacctgcatttaagagcaataggaggccacggaaggagagttgtatggcattggaggttgtccaaagaagggccaaatgTATACAGGATGGTGTCGTCTGCGATCAGCgagtcaccagcagcaagagcgacatcattgatgtatacagagaaaagagtcagcctgagaaAAGAACCCTTTGGCagtcccatagagactgccagaggtccggacaacaggccctccgatttgacacgctgaactctgtctgagaagtagttggtgaaccaggcgaggcagtcatttgagaaaccagggCTGTTGAGTCtgcggtgattgacagtcgaaagccttggccaggttgatgaatacagctgcacagtattgtctcttatcatttaggaccttgagcgtgactgagctgcacccatgaccagctcggaaaccagattgcatagcggagaaggtacggtggaattcagggtaggatatatataggtctgtagcagtt encodes the following:
- the ralaa gene encoding ras-related protein Ral-A yields the protein MATAKPKGQNSLALHKVIMVGSGGVGKSALTLQFMYDEFVEDYEPTKADSYRKKVVLDGEEVQIDILDTAGQEDYAAIRDNYFRSGEGFLCVFSITEAESFAATADFREQILRVKEDESAPFLLVGNKSDLEDRRQVSAEEAKARAEQWGVCYVETSAKTRANVDKVFFDLMREIRARKMEDSKEKNGKKKRKSLAKRIRERCCIL